Proteins encoded by one window of Desulfovibrio ferrophilus:
- a CDS encoding NHLP family bacteriocin export ABC transporter peptidase/permease/ATPase subunit, with translation MEAVECGAAALGSVLGFHGRHIPLSELREQCGVNRDGSRASNIVRAARAQGLEASGYQRSAEEALTRTTFPAIAFWRQSHFVVLEGTQGDRVWINDPQGGHRRLSMDEFAKDYSLVILEFKPGSEFERQERSSDLIEGMRSRLSGDRNSVLLIVLLSLLLAAPSMAVPVFTKIFVDNVLVAKSLNWAGPVLGAMLLALVLKYTLTWMQQHYILKLQTKLTLTSSATFMWHVLHLPAKFFSQRYAPEITQRCRLNEILAGTLSAQLATGLLNLLLAVLYLLAMFFFDIWLGLLTLVVIALNAGFVQWMGPSRREEYLRMAQDSAKVEATAMASLQAMETVKAQAMEEDVFSFWAGNHAAAATGAQRLGVISNRMNLAPMLLMGLSGASIIGIGALRVVSGDMTLGELVAFQVLAGMLLGPVMQLAGLGGALQDAAAGMRRLDDVLSHPADIDAGEMMVEQDVVLAEAGHLDGSIELRELTFGYSPLDQPFINDFSLNLAPGARVALVGGSGSGKSTLARIAAGLYQPWKGDVLLGGKPRSQWPAYVLRNGIQMVDQQIVLFAGTVRDNLTLWNPAVSDEDLIRACKDACIYDFVMKLPGGLDGTLVENGRNLSGGQRQCLEIARALAVNPSILILDEATNSLDTLREQTLDTNLRRRGCTCLIVAHRLSTIRDADEIVVMSRGKVVERGTHDDLMSRQGLYQRLIRSEGN, from the coding sequence ATGGAAGCCGTTGAATGCGGTGCTGCAGCCTTGGGGAGTGTGCTTGGATTTCATGGACGACATATACCCTTGTCGGAGTTGCGTGAGCAATGCGGAGTCAATCGCGATGGTTCGCGTGCCTCCAACATCGTTCGTGCCGCTCGGGCACAGGGGCTTGAAGCTTCGGGCTATCAGCGCAGCGCCGAGGAAGCCCTGACTCGAACAACGTTCCCGGCCATTGCCTTCTGGAGGCAAAGCCATTTCGTGGTTCTCGAGGGAACCCAGGGTGATCGCGTCTGGATCAATGATCCGCAGGGCGGGCACCGTCGCCTGTCCATGGATGAGTTTGCCAAGGATTATTCCCTTGTGATCCTGGAATTCAAGCCTGGTTCGGAATTTGAGAGACAGGAGCGCTCCTCGGACTTGATTGAGGGCATGAGGAGCCGTCTGTCCGGGGATCGCAACTCGGTCCTGTTGATTGTGCTCCTGAGCCTTTTGCTGGCCGCGCCTTCCATGGCGGTTCCGGTCTTTACCAAGATATTCGTGGATAACGTGCTGGTGGCCAAATCCCTGAACTGGGCCGGTCCCGTCCTGGGGGCCATGCTCTTGGCTCTTGTGCTGAAGTATACCTTGACCTGGATGCAGCAACATTACATCCTCAAGCTGCAGACCAAGTTGACGCTGACCTCGTCGGCGACCTTCATGTGGCATGTGCTGCATCTCCCTGCCAAATTCTTTTCGCAACGCTACGCTCCCGAAATCACGCAACGCTGTCGTCTGAATGAGATTCTGGCTGGAACGCTGTCCGCGCAGTTGGCCACGGGGCTGCTTAACCTGCTGCTGGCAGTGCTGTATCTGCTGGCCATGTTCTTCTTCGATATCTGGCTTGGGTTGCTGACACTTGTGGTGATTGCCCTGAATGCTGGCTTCGTGCAGTGGATGGGCCCTTCACGGCGCGAGGAGTACCTGCGCATGGCTCAGGATTCAGCCAAGGTGGAGGCCACAGCCATGGCCTCGCTCCAAGCCATGGAAACAGTCAAGGCCCAGGCCATGGAAGAGGATGTTTTTTCCTTCTGGGCCGGGAACCATGCCGCAGCGGCCACGGGCGCCCAACGCCTGGGCGTGATCTCCAATCGCATGAATCTGGCGCCGATGCTGCTCATGGGCCTGTCTGGAGCATCGATTATCGGCATCGGGGCTTTGCGGGTCGTTTCCGGAGACATGACCTTGGGTGAGCTGGTGGCCTTTCAGGTCCTGGCAGGGATGCTGCTCGGACCGGTCATGCAGTTGGCCGGTCTTGGGGGAGCGCTGCAGGATGCTGCGGCAGGCATGCGCAGGCTGGACGATGTGCTCAGTCACCCGGCGGATATTGATGCCGGAGAGATGATGGTCGAACAGGATGTGGTGCTGGCCGAGGCCGGACATCTTGACGGTAGCATTGAGCTCAGAGAACTCACTTTTGGCTATAGCCCCCTCGATCAGCCATTTATCAATGATTTTTCGCTTAACCTCGCCCCAGGTGCCCGGGTGGCGCTGGTGGGTGGCTCGGGCAGTGGCAAGTCTACTCTGGCCCGGATTGCGGCGGGATTGTATCAGCCTTGGAAGGGCGATGTTCTGCTTGGAGGCAAGCCGCGTTCCCAATGGCCCGCTTATGTGTTGCGCAACGGAATTCAGATGGTGGATCAGCAGATCGTGCTGTTTGCCGGTACGGTGCGCGACAATCTGACCCTGTGGAATCCGGCAGTGTCCGACGAGGACCTGATTCGGGCCTGCAAGGATGCCTGCATCTATGATTTCGTGATGAAGCTGCCGGGAGGACTGGATGGGACCCTGGTCGAAAATGGACGCAACCTGTCAGGCGGACAACGCCAGTGTCTGGAGATCGCCAGAGCGCTGGCCGTTAATCCGTCCATCCTGATTCTGGATGAAGCCACCAACTCACTGGATACACTTCGTGAGCAGACCCTCGATACCAATTTGCGCCGCCGGGGCTGCACCTGTCTGATCGTGGCACACCGGCTGTCCACCATTCGTGATGCGGATGAAATCGTTGTCATGAGTCGCGGCAAGGTGGTCGAGCGTGGAACCCATGATGATTTGATGTCCCGCCAGGGGCTGTATCAGCGGCTGATCCGCTCGGAGGGGAACTAA
- a CDS encoding calcium-binding protein, which produces MTSTEQKLYQAIVSDKDILRRITNAKDAASGINEITALGQKLNLPVTEEQVVRFLHEVTSRELSDTELDYIVGGKGGGGDSGDSKPKGWCICGWWGDDLITGSSYNDTLMGGSGHDTLKGGGGHDRLFGNSGEDKLYGGSGNDTLSGGSGHDTLYGGTGNDKLYGNTGEDYLSGGSGHDTLRGGTGHDTLYGGSGNDKLYGDSGEDYLSGGLGNDKLHGGSGHDTLYGRSGNDYMKGDSGDDWMSGGSGNDTMHGGSGDNTMYGGSGNDLMYGGTYGDAGAQRMYGGTGHDTMYGGSGTDRMMGGTGNDSMSGGHGDDTMYGGSGNDTMEGGSGDNFMYGGSGNDSMTGGDLDAGAQNMSGGEGDDTIRGGAGEDKLDGGTGNDLINGGHGDDKISGGEGDDSLYGGTGDDTLDGGSGNDYLDASSFSPDRGASHLNGGSGDDTLQGGQGDDRLNGGTGGDILDGGEGQDTLTGGAGDDLLSGGGGSDVFVFDGESGNDTITDFNPASDRLAIDGLTSQDQLQVEGTGTSTIITFTDADGNTSTITLQGTHMTADEIWENTQKD; this is translated from the coding sequence ATGACCTCCACAGAGCAAAAACTCTACCAGGCCATTGTCAGCGACAAAGACATCCTTCGCCGCATCACCAATGCCAAGGATGCCGCCAGTGGAATCAACGAGATTACCGCGTTGGGACAAAAACTAAACCTTCCTGTGACTGAGGAGCAAGTGGTTCGATTCCTCCATGAGGTCACGAGTCGGGAACTCTCGGACACTGAACTTGATTATATTGTTGGTGGCAAAGGGGGCGGGGGTGATTCCGGCGATTCCAAACCCAAGGGCTGGTGCATCTGTGGCTGGTGGGGCGACGATCTGATCACAGGGAGCTCTTACAACGACACCCTTATGGGAGGATCGGGCCACGATACTCTCAAAGGCGGTGGAGGCCACGACCGACTGTTCGGCAACTCCGGCGAAGACAAACTGTATGGTGGCTCCGGCAACGACACCCTTTCTGGCGGTAGCGGGCACGACACCTTGTACGGTGGAACCGGCAACGACAAACTCTATGGAAACACGGGAGAGGACTATCTCTCCGGCGGCTCAGGCCACGACACCCTGCGAGGGGGAACTGGCCACGACACTCTGTACGGCGGCAGTGGCAACGACAAGCTCTATGGAGACTCGGGCGAGGACTACTTGTCCGGTGGCTTGGGCAATGACAAGCTGCATGGCGGTTCCGGCCACGACACGCTCTATGGAAGGTCGGGCAACGATTACATGAAAGGCGACTCCGGCGACGACTGGATGTCCGGCGGCTCCGGCAACGACACCATGCACGGCGGATCGGGCGACAACACCATGTATGGCGGCAGCGGAAACGACCTCATGTACGGAGGGACATACGGTGACGCTGGAGCACAGCGCATGTATGGCGGTACAGGCCATGACACCATGTATGGCGGCAGTGGCACCGACAGGATGATGGGGGGAACAGGAAACGACTCCATGAGCGGAGGCCACGGAGACGACACCATGTATGGCGGTTCCGGCAATGACACCATGGAAGGTGGCAGTGGCGACAACTTCATGTATGGCGGCTCCGGCAACGACAGCATGACCGGTGGCGATCTGGATGCGGGTGCTCAGAACATGAGCGGCGGTGAAGGCGACGACACCATCAGAGGCGGTGCAGGAGAAGACAAGCTGGATGGGGGAACCGGCAATGACCTCATCAATGGTGGTCATGGGGATGACAAAATCTCTGGAGGCGAGGGCGACGACTCCCTCTATGGAGGGACGGGCGACGATACTCTGGATGGTGGCAGCGGCAACGACTATCTGGACGCTTCCAGTTTTTCCCCTGACCGCGGAGCCTCCCATTTGAACGGTGGAAGTGGTGACGATACTCTGCAGGGCGGCCAGGGTGATGACCGCCTCAATGGCGGAACAGGTGGCGATATTCTTGATGGTGGCGAAGGCCAGGACACCCTCACGGGCGGAGCGGGTGACGATCTGCTCAGTGGTGGTGGCGGTAGCGATGTCTTTGTTTTTGATGGGGAATCCGGCAACGACACTATCACTGATTTTAACCCCGCCAGCGACCGCCTAGCCATTGACGGCCTGACCAGCCAGGATCAACTTCAGGTTGAAGGAACGGGAACATCCACAATCATCACCTTCACTGACGCAGACGGCAACACGTCCACAATCACTCTCCAGGGCACCCATATGACAGCCGATGAAATTTGGGAAAATACCCAGAAGGATTGA
- a CDS encoding calcium-binding protein, giving the protein MNNKEKQLYTLIVTNPGRLGALMEADSMDEQIDLIHAFGKENDIPVSREQVGQFLSILNGRELSDQELEAVAGGKLVHDRDENPFYISYNENFLSGSSGDDSMVSMGWCEMSGGAGNDTMEGGNDSDTMYGGSGNDVMTGDTTHTVVGYTEDGIRISFTTNAEDGGGDYMDGGAGNDWMDGATGDDTMLGGSGNDTMKGGTGNDTMYGGADGDFMDGGEGDDSMRGGSGSDWMAGGAGDDSMYGGTGDDLLLGDIGNDVLGGGQGNDRLIAGDGDDKLFGGSGNDTLYGEAGNDTLSGGSGDDRLDGGEGDDLLRGGTGDDLLTGGSGNDVFVFGRGDGNDTITDFDSSEDRLKLIGNPGQGDINVTTQDGNTIITYGDTTITLEGTEMSAEEVWNNINQN; this is encoded by the coding sequence ATGAACAACAAGGAAAAACAGCTCTACACTCTGATTGTCACCAACCCCGGCCGGTTGGGAGCCTTGATGGAAGCAGATTCCATGGATGAGCAGATCGACCTGATTCATGCCTTTGGCAAGGAGAACGACATCCCCGTTTCCAGGGAGCAAGTGGGGCAATTTCTGTCGATCCTCAATGGCCGCGAACTCTCCGATCAGGAACTCGAAGCCGTGGCGGGCGGGAAGCTCGTCCATGACCGGGATGAAAACCCTTTCTATATCAGCTACAACGAGAACTTCCTGTCCGGCAGCTCCGGCGATGACAGCATGGTCAGCATGGGCTGGTGTGAAATGTCCGGCGGAGCGGGCAACGACACCATGGAAGGCGGCAATGATTCGGACACCATGTACGGAGGCTCGGGCAACGACGTCATGACCGGCGATACGACCCATACAGTGGTTGGATATACTGAAGATGGTATAAGAATAAGTTTCACAACCAATGCCGAGGACGGCGGCGGCGACTACATGGACGGGGGAGCAGGCAACGACTGGATGGACGGCGCCACCGGCGACGATACCATGCTTGGTGGCAGCGGCAACGACACCATGAAGGGCGGGACCGGCAATGACACCATGTATGGCGGAGCCGACGGCGATTTCATGGACGGCGGCGAGGGTGACGATTCCATGCGCGGCGGCTCGGGTAGCGACTGGATGGCTGGTGGTGCAGGCGACGACAGCATGTATGGCGGCACGGGCGACGACCTTCTCCTTGGCGACATCGGCAACGACGTACTCGGAGGCGGACAGGGAAACGATAGACTCATCGCCGGAGACGGTGATGACAAGTTGTTTGGCGGCTCAGGCAACGACACCCTCTATGGAGAAGCGGGCAACGATACTCTTTCCGGTGGGAGTGGCGACGATAGACTTGACGGCGGTGAGGGTGACGACCTCTTGCGCGGCGGCACGGGCGACGACCTGCTGACCGGCGGCTCGGGCAACGACGTTTTCGTCTTCGGCCGGGGCGATGGCAACGACACCATAACGGACTTCGACTCCTCCGAAGATCGCCTGAAGCTGATCGGCAACCCCGGCCAGGGCGACATCAACGTCACGACTCAGGACGGCAACACCATCATCACCTACGGCGACACCACCATCACCCTTGAGGGTACCGAGATGAGTGCCGAAGAGGTCTGGAATAACATCAATCAGAATTAA
- a CDS encoding calcium-binding protein: protein MSHKLTSQLQELLSDPSLTKQERDRLRSAWQAMTPLSKVSTLPPRPSETLRSLIEGRSKGESIVTRNERKLCQAIVSDQQRLSLVLNAPTLDARIKAVLNQGRLLNLDVKETVVRDILGSMNNRELSDNELGMVIGGKTDIFDGTWRDDYFFGGLDNDYLFGGGGNDTLLGGSGNDFVDGGTGNDWLQGDRGDDTVFGGSGNDSLFGGTGRDYLDGGEGNDNLQGGEGNDTLSGGAGNDTLWGETGHDLMDGGTGNDNLKGGDGSDTLHGGDGNDSLWGGNGGDLLEGDAGNDYLSGGSGFDVLDGGDGNDTMYGGGEDDDLYGGAGNDWLYGDEGYDTMDGGAGNDLMWGGEGGDRMDGGSGNDFMRGGDGSDRMNGGSGNDTLFGEAGSDIMEGGTGDDYMRGGEGNDILDGGAGNDTLKGDAGNDDLWGDGGDDRLNGGTGNDTLDGSYGNDTLEGGEGNDVISGGEWGGGEDALYGGAGNDTLDGGGGDDYLDGGTGDDLLTGGWGNDIFVIDGSVGHDTITDFDPNSDQLRMAAQSPNDFTVTNQDGNTIITFGDSTVTLQGTEMSAEEVWENIQQGH from the coding sequence ATGTCCCACAAGCTTACTTCACAGCTTCAGGAACTGCTGTCGGACCCCAGTCTGACTAAGCAGGAACGCGACAGGCTCCGATCCGCATGGCAGGCCATGACTCCGTTATCCAAAGTCTCCACTCTGCCGCCACGCCCCTCGGAAACGCTACGAAGCCTTATCGAGGGCCGCAGCAAGGGAGAATCAATCGTGACCCGCAACGAACGCAAACTCTGCCAGGCCATTGTTTCGGATCAGCAACGGCTGAGCCTTGTGCTCAATGCTCCGACACTCGATGCCAGAATCAAAGCGGTCCTGAATCAGGGGCGGCTCTTGAATCTGGATGTGAAAGAGACCGTGGTCCGCGATATTCTTGGCTCCATGAACAACCGCGAACTGTCCGATAACGAATTGGGCATGGTGATCGGTGGCAAAACCGATATCTTTGATGGCACCTGGCGCGACGATTACTTCTTTGGCGGTCTGGATAACGACTACCTCTTTGGCGGTGGCGGAAACGACACGCTACTGGGCGGATCGGGCAATGATTTTGTAGACGGCGGAACCGGCAACGACTGGCTGCAGGGTGACCGCGGCGACGACACCGTTTTCGGCGGATCTGGCAACGACTCTCTCTTCGGGGGCACAGGTAGGGACTATCTGGATGGCGGCGAGGGTAACGACAATCTGCAGGGTGGCGAGGGCAACGACACTCTGTCTGGTGGCGCGGGCAACGACACTCTCTGGGGCGAGACGGGCCACGACCTCATGGATGGCGGCACGGGCAACGACAACCTCAAAGGTGGCGATGGCAGCGACACCCTGCACGGCGGAGACGGAAACGATTCCCTCTGGGGTGGGAATGGTGGCGACCTCCTCGAAGGCGATGCTGGCAACGATTACCTCTCCGGCGGCAGTGGCTTTGACGTGCTTGACGGCGGCGACGGCAACGACACCATGTACGGCGGTGGCGAAGACGACGACCTGTACGGCGGCGCAGGCAATGACTGGCTCTACGGAGACGAAGGATATGACACGATGGACGGCGGTGCCGGTAACGACCTGATGTGGGGTGGTGAAGGTGGCGACCGCATGGATGGCGGCTCCGGCAACGACTTCATGCGCGGTGGCGATGGCAGTGACCGCATGAATGGCGGCTCCGGCAACGACACCCTGTTTGGCGAAGCCGGTAGCGACATCATGGAGGGCGGAACCGGCGACGACTACATGCGCGGCGGCGAGGGTAACGACATCCTTGATGGTGGGGCAGGCAACGACACCCTCAAGGGTGACGCCGGCAATGACGACCTCTGGGGCGACGGTGGCGACGATCGCTTGAACGGCGGAACCGGCAATGACACCCTGGATGGCAGCTACGGCAATGACACCCTTGAAGGTGGCGAGGGCAACGATGTGATCAGCGGCGGCGAATGGGGTGGCGGCGAAGACGCACTCTACGGCGGCGCAGGCAACGACACCCTCGATGGCGGCGGCGGAGACGACTACCTGGACGGCGGTACAGGCGACGACCTGCTGACCGGCGGCTGGGGCAACGACATCTTTGTCATCGATGGCTCCGTAGGACACGACACCATCACGGACTTTGACCCCAACTCCGATCAACTCCGCATGGCTGCGCAATCCCCCAATGATTTCACCGTGACCAACCAGGACGGCAACACCATCATCACTTTTGGAGATTCCACCGTGACCTTGCAAGGCACCGAGATGAGTGCCGAAGAGGTCTGGGAGAATATCCAGCAGGGTCATTAG
- a CDS encoding GNAT family N-acetyltransferase codes for MPYRLRQLNPTTAPSFAGMTFPAYRSKLEKAGKDGILAIGALTKEGEPVGLILIEHGRGRATLLSVLINLQHRLQGLGTALLETAEDLLAKVGIRTFSTSWSESLPGAPAMAALLHKAQYSTPSPKLLMVKGDWKGPIGEVLRTEYPRYQNDGGLPKGYELTPWRDMSRTDAQFILSRQGRSGWYEPRANPMRESRHIEPVNSLLLRHEGNIVGWLGTHRTSSETVRYTDVFVHENLRRSGAIAIAMVVRGFWLQHDHGPRYFTMGLEHGNTPLVAMCRRRMAKATEQRWSLESSKELITDREDRPV; via the coding sequence ATGCCTTACCGCTTACGACAGCTGAATCCGACCACAGCCCCCTCTTTCGCGGGCATGACCTTCCCGGCCTATCGATCCAAGCTGGAAAAAGCCGGCAAGGATGGCATCCTTGCCATAGGCGCCCTAACAAAAGAGGGCGAACCCGTCGGTCTAATTCTGATCGAGCATGGACGGGGGCGGGCCACGCTCCTCTCCGTTCTGATCAACCTTCAGCATCGTCTTCAAGGACTGGGCACAGCCCTGCTGGAAACAGCAGAAGACCTCCTTGCCAAGGTGGGGATTCGCACTTTCAGCACCTCGTGGAGCGAGAGCCTACCCGGAGCACCGGCCATGGCGGCCCTGTTGCACAAGGCTCAATACTCGACTCCAAGCCCCAAACTACTCATGGTCAAAGGCGACTGGAAAGGTCCCATCGGCGAAGTCCTGCGCACCGAATATCCACGCTACCAGAACGATGGAGGGCTGCCCAAGGGCTACGAACTGACACCGTGGCGCGACATGTCGCGCACGGATGCCCAATTTATTCTTTCTCGACAAGGGCGCTCCGGTTGGTATGAACCACGTGCCAACCCCATGCGAGAATCCCGGCATATCGAACCCGTCAATAGCCTTCTCCTCCGCCACGAGGGCAACATCGTCGGCTGGCTGGGAACCCACCGCACATCCTCCGAGACTGTTCGCTACACCGATGTTTTCGTGCACGAAAACCTGCGCAGGTCAGGAGCAATCGCCATCGCCATGGTCGTGCGCGGCTTCTGGCTGCAGCACGATCACGGCCCCCGCTACTTCACCATGGGGCTGGAGCACGGCAACACCCCGCTGGTGGCCATGTGCCGCCGCCGCATGGCCAAGGCCACGGAGCAACGTTGGTCTCTGGAAAGCTCGAAGGAATTGATTACAGACCGAGAAGATCGGCCAGTTTGA
- a CDS encoding RNA polymerase sigma factor, which translates to MKDAAPPIMTAARFQAEYREHAGGLCGYLQNSLRGNRALAEDLVQEAFIRAWNNRQSLRDATAFRPWLYSIAMNLLRSHCRKPVREMQVEVDDTLPGVEGRVQAREELERLSEALQELSEEQREAVLLVRVQQMTFAEAALALDVPESTVKTRVRRGLFKLADLLGL; encoded by the coding sequence ATGAAGGACGCAGCTCCCCCCATCATGACGGCCGCTCGGTTCCAGGCCGAGTATCGTGAGCATGCGGGCGGGCTGTGTGGTTATCTTCAGAATTCACTCAGGGGCAACCGTGCTCTGGCGGAAGACCTGGTTCAGGAAGCCTTTATCCGGGCCTGGAACAATCGCCAGAGCCTGCGTGATGCCACAGCCTTTCGGCCCTGGCTCTATTCCATTGCCATGAATCTGCTACGCAGCCATTGCCGCAAGCCTGTGCGAGAAATGCAGGTGGAAGTGGATGATACCCTTCCGGGAGTGGAGGGGCGCGTGCAGGCGCGTGAGGAACTCGAGCGTCTGTCGGAGGCCTTGCAGGAACTGAGTGAAGAGCAGCGCGAGGCTGTGCTTCTGGTTCGTGTGCAGCAAATGACCTTTGCCGAGGCCGCTCTGGCCTTGGATGTGCCCGAGAGCACAGTCAAGACCCGCGTCAGGCGCGGGCTTTTCAAACTGGCCGATCTTCTCGGTCTGTAA
- a CDS encoding calcium-binding protein — MNSTEHKLYLAIIKDKTSLSRVMNAKDAKSGIAEITALGQELNLPVSEQQAISFMNMPRQELSDAELDIIVGGKGDDSESGSSRSGGMTVWGGFGDDEILGGRGSDKMWGLSGDDTMKGGWGHDTMYGGAGEDSMYGGSGSDSMKGGSGHDWMSGGSGNDTLKGGTGEDTLYGGSGRDYMKGDSGDDWMSGGTGNDTMKGGLGEDTMYGGAGRDYMKGDSGDDRMYGKTGNDTMDGGAGEDTMYGGTGNDSMKGASGDDWMYGGEGSDTMSGGRGSNHLYGGTGDDSMFGGKNSDTMYGGSGDDYLNGGGGDNSMYGGEGNDTMEGGYRGNTLDGDHTTTMYGGSGNDSMTGGDTMYGGSGDDTMYGRGSSLLDGGTGDDEIHGAFGSDTISGGEGNDTIYVGGAGQYTDGSVDLHEITGGSGNDVFIFEAEDTNAVITDFDPSEDKIIIEGVAPDDLTISTENGKTIISYDNGGSTIVLEGQELTHSEIMDRLETR, encoded by the coding sequence ATGAACTCCACCGAGCACAAACTTTACCTCGCTATTATTAAAGATAAAACCAGCCTCAGCCGGGTCATGAACGCCAAGGATGCCAAAAGTGGCATCGCCGAGATCACTGCTCTAGGGCAAGAGCTGAACCTGCCCGTGAGCGAACAGCAGGCCATCAGTTTCATGAACATGCCCAGACAGGAACTTTCCGATGCCGAACTCGACATAATCGTCGGCGGCAAGGGAGACGACAGCGAGTCGGGAAGCTCCAGGTCTGGCGGCATGACCGTCTGGGGTGGCTTCGGCGATGATGAAATCCTCGGTGGCCGAGGGAGTGACAAAATGTGGGGGCTGTCCGGCGACGACACCATGAAAGGTGGATGGGGCCACGACACCATGTACGGTGGAGCTGGTGAAGACTCTATGTATGGAGGTTCCGGCTCCGATTCCATGAAAGGCGGTTCCGGGCATGATTGGATGTCCGGTGGTTCCGGCAACGACACCCTGAAAGGCGGCACCGGTGAGGACACTCTCTACGGAGGCTCAGGTAGAGACTACATGAAGGGCGATTCCGGGGATGACTGGATGTCCGGCGGCACAGGCAACGACACAATGAAAGGCGGCTTGGGTGAGGACACCATGTATGGTGGCGCGGGCAGAGACTACATGAAAGGCGATTCCGGGGATGACAGAATGTACGGCAAGACCGGCAACGACACCATGGATGGCGGGGCTGGCGAAGACACCATGTACGGCGGCACTGGCAATGACTCCATGAAAGGAGCCTCTGGCGACGATTGGATGTACGGCGGTGAAGGAAGCGACACCATGAGCGGGGGCCGAGGCTCCAACCATCTCTATGGTGGCACGGGCGATGACTCGATGTTCGGCGGCAAGAATAGTGACACCATGTACGGGGGGTCGGGCGACGATTACCTCAACGGAGGCGGCGGAGACAACTCCATGTATGGTGGCGAGGGCAACGACACCATGGAAGGGGGATATCGCGGCAATACCCTGGATGGTGATCACACCACCACCATGTACGGAGGCTCCGGCAACGATTCCATGACAGGTGGAGACACCATGTACGGAGGATCGGGTGACGACACCATGTATGGCCGTGGTTCAAGCCTGCTGGATGGCGGAACCGGAGACGACGAAATTCATGGAGCCTTCGGCAGCGACACCATATCGGGGGGTGAAGGAAACGACACCATCTACGTAGGCGGTGCAGGGCAATACACAGATGGCAGTGTCGATCTCCATGAAATCACCGGTGGTTCAGGCAACGATGTCTTCATTTTCGAAGCAGAGGATACCAATGCGGTCATCACCGACTTCGATCCCAGCGAAGACAAAATCATCATCGAAGGCGTTGCCCCTGATGACCTGACCATCAGCACCGAGAACGGCAAAACCATCATCTCCTATGATAATGGCGGCAGCACCATCGTCCTAGAAGGACAAGAACTGACCCACAGCGAAATCATGGACAGGCTGGAGACGCGATAG